A stretch of DNA from Acanthopagrus latus isolate v.2019 chromosome 7, fAcaLat1.1, whole genome shotgun sequence:
CGCTTGTGTCGGAGAGTGAGCATGCGCGGTGCATCATGGGACTTGGAGTGAAAGCACACTAATGGCTCTTTCAAAACCACACAGTGAAACGCTCTCCGACGTGTCTACTCGCCACTCACAAATTACGCATAATTCAAGCGGGCGAGCGGTGGGCGCTGCTCGATGTAATGGTTTGGAAAGAATCGAAACGAGCACAATTGTCCATCTTAAATCACTCAGTGTCCCATGCAGCGTCAGTGACATTCTGGTTGCGTTTGCAGCTTCCTGTTAACTGCGCGCATGTTTCGCAGATCTCCACCGAGAGCCCGCCGCAGACATGCATGTTATTCGGGGAGATGGGACCGTGGATGGCGGTCGCAGATCAGGCTGTGTGATCGCGTCCGATGGCGGAGACTCCATGACGCACAGGAAAACGCGCAGCTCCGATGAGTACTGATTCACACTGAGGAGCGAGCTTAGGCTTCATCGTGCAGCTTTAGATGTAGCTCACGCGTCATATCTCTATTTGGTGAGCTGAAGTCAAAGTCTTGTCTTATTAATCCATTATATAAGCAGTATAATTCGTGCTGCAAATGTTGAGAGAGGGTGGCTTGGGCTGTATGCATTCAGGCACGTACTCCCAGAGCACACGCCCACTCGGTTCCTGCTTATGTGTTGTCAGATTTACGCCAGCAGAGCCTGATTCGCAGCAGGATATCACGCTTCAAATATAAAAGGGTGCACTAATGCTTCAGCTGTCAGTATGTCTTTAGTTGGAGCACAGTCTGTGCATGGATGTGATGTAACACCAATGCATTAAAActcctttaaaatatttacaggtGAGGACAACAGATCTCACACAGTATGGACAGAGGGTGGTTTATAGGCCATGAGAAGATTCGGCCAACAAGATCTGAGGAGCAGATGCCCAGCAGCGTCTCAAGACCCTGCATGACTATCAACCTGACTGATATGCTTCGAGCAGACAAACCTAATGCACCAAAAAAGCCGGTTCCAATCCGTCCCCCGAGCCCTCGAGTCTCTCCGCCGAAGGCACACGAGTTCCACTGCAGTCACTCCTGTGAGCCCCCTCCCAAACCCATCATCCGGCAGCGGTCACACTCTCTGCCCTCCACCACGGAGAAGAAGGAGCGATGCAGGAATGTCGGCGTGCGGTTTGTCGACTCTTTGGGGGTGGACCTCGAAGACATTAGGCTTTTCCAATCTGGAGAGGATCCGTGTGTGCCACATCACGTCACCTTTAGATTGTTGATGGGGGCCGAGTTGGCAGATGGAAGACATCTGGAAATATCCTTGCCGTACCTGAAGCCAAGTTTTGCCCAACAACCGGGCGACCAGCCAGGATTCCTGCAGCGTGTCCAAGTGCAGAAAGTGTGTCTGGAGAGAGTCTTGTGCTTTGAGCTGGGTGTCATTGGAATCACCCAAGTCCTCAATTTGGACTTTGAGAAAGATGTCACAGCTCGGTATTCATTTACAGACTGGAAGAGCTGCACAGAAACTAAAGCCTCTTGGGTATCCACCGTCACCACGACCTTGGAAGGAGGAGGGGGCCAACTCAGCTGCGACACTTTCCGTTTTCACCTGCCCGTTCCTCCGTTCCTGCAGCCTGGAGCAGTTTTGCAGTTTGCCATCCGGTACAATGTCGGAGGGGCTGAATACTGGGACAACAATAATGGAGAGAATTATAAGTTAGTTTGCCATAACTACAAGCTCACTGTGCCAAAAGAATGTGAGGATAGCATGGTGCACTTCATTTAGGGTGCTGACTAAAGGTAGAAGAGTCCATTTAGAGCACTTTATGATGGTTATCAGCACGTATGACTAAAAATGTATAACTGCATCGTAACCTGTcatgttcattttgttcaaGATAAACTCTGGACAGCCCGAGCCAGAGCAAAGTTAACCAACACTGGTGCAATTACACCTGACGCCAACTTTAGTCCCACTGTTTCACTTTAGTatgtgattttttattatttgattttcttGCCGATTTGAAAATTGCACTTTAATACGGGAACATCTGATAGAAGTGAGAAGCATGGAGCACTATGTAAATATTCTGTGCAATTGAATTAATTGCACATTTTCTTCCAGCTGggtatttatatattaaaacaatataCAATACAGGTATCTGGTCCTCTGAAACCATTTGCTTTGTATTCAGAGTTTATTTTTGCGTCAGATTTTGTCAGACAAAATGTCCAGACCATGCAATAGATACAATTGAATATCTTTGAAAGAAATCGTAAATGAATGCTTATTTTGTATTACAATAAAGTACAAATGCACACAATTGTTGCCTtgtattattttaaagtttgtagTTGTATAATTTATATTCTTTCTGAAAGCTGAAGCCCGACCTCCTTTCTGGGCTGTGACACCAGTCTTTGGATATTATATGTCAAATTCCAGAATAGTATTCATCTTGAAATTGTTAAAACggcatttttgattttaatattgtCCCTAAAAGAACGTGAGCATAACAGTGACCCACATTGTCTTGCATTTGTAAGTGTAAGTGCAAAAAACCGAGGGGGagtatgtgttttgtttaaataagTTGAATGTTGTCcactgtaaataaatgtcagacttcaattttaatgtttaatatagCAGCGGCTGAGGAAagatccctctcccaggatggacagacatgcaatagatgtcgcATGTACAGAACataacaacaaaatcacagtttacaggtTGCACTGACTCAATATATGATACAAATTACAatatgtgtatgagtgtgtggatccaggaggcGACTGAGCATCGCCAAGTGATGACCTGAGCCACCTGACCTCCTCTtcaccatggtgacctggaagaggtcaggccacacaagatgattagcagtgacaaagaaaagaccATAGATGTAGAAGCATCGAATtccacagaaatacagatatagGGAGAGAGTtcaacagaggagagcaatgatccagcgcagaccaaaaaaaaagcagagtcaaaaagaaatgtctgaGTTTAGATTTAAGGGCATGATCAGTAGAGCCAGAgtgtctgatgtcagctgggaggttatTCCAGAGGAAGGGGGCACCATA
This window harbors:
- the ppp1r3da gene encoding protein phosphatase 1, regulatory subunit 3Da; protein product: MDRGWFIGHEKIRPTRSEEQMPSSVSRPCMTINLTDMLRADKPNAPKKPVPIRPPSPRVSPPKAHEFHCSHSCEPPPKPIIRQRSHSLPSTTEKKERCRNVGVRFVDSLGVDLEDIRLFQSGEDPCVPHHVTFRLLMGAELADGRHLEISLPYLKPSFAQQPGDQPGFLQRVQVQKVCLERVLCFELGVIGITQVLNLDFEKDVTARYSFTDWKSCTETKASWVSTVTTTLEGGGGQLSCDTFRFHLPVPPFLQPGAVLQFAIRYNVGGAEYWDNNNGENYKLVCHNYKLTVPKECEDSMVHFI